A genomic window from Silene latifolia isolate original U9 population chromosome Y, ASM4854445v1, whole genome shotgun sequence includes:
- the LOC141629543 gene encoding uncharacterized protein LOC141629543 has product MGRKTSIVELNSLVAKHWGHITTPEILYFSRGWFYFRFLCKEDMVSIQTESWNLNGFPLVFKSWSPTVAAELDVMTTVPIWVLFPNLDPCFWSQSALSKVASYVGRPICADETTTNKSKIAFARILVEVDISKELPKAMSLQTPYRGKILQKIVYEWVPYYCHTCKKVGHTKDKCSKNAPPKVYKLVQKEVPVAPPQPASEKEGFTSVQTASKPVKDAAVVPTPVRNSFSVLPSEGEETVVVHLDADEGIFHVELEPGGISPPPSPQ; this is encoded by the coding sequence ATGGGTCGAAAGACTTCTATAGTTGAACTAAACTCACTGGTTGCTAAGCATTGGGGTCACATAACAACTCCTGAAATACTTTATTTCTCAAGGGGATGGTTTTACTTTCGCTTCCTTTGTAAGGAGGATATGGTCAGCATCCAGACTGAATCTTGGAATCTAAATGGCTTTCCACTGGTTTTTAAATCTTGGTCCCCTACTGTTGCAGCTGAGTTGGATGTGATGACTACGGTTCCTATTTGGGTGCTCTTCCCAAATTTGGATCCTTGTTTCTGGTCACAATCCGCTCTCAGCAAGGTGGCCAGTTATGTAGGCAGGCCTATCTGTGCTGATGAGACTACTACGAACAAAAGTAAGATAGCCTTTGCCAGGATCCTTGTGGAAGTTGACATCTCTAAAGAATTGCCTAAGGCCATGTCCCTTCAAACTCCTTATCGTGGCAAAATATTGCAGAAGATAGTGTATGAATGGGTTCCTTACTATTGTCATACCTGTAAAAAGGTGGGGCATACTAAGGATAAGTGCAGTAAAAATGCTCCTCCAAAGGTTTATAAGCTTGTGCAGAAGGAAGTTCCAGTGGCTCCCCCTCAGCCTGCCTCAGAGAAGGAGGGATTCACTTCTGTGCAGACTGCTAGTAAGCCTGTCAAGGATGCTGCAGTGGTTCCTACACCTGTTAGAAATTCTTTCTCTGTGCTTCCCTCTGAAGGAGAGGAGACTGTGGTTGTTCATTTGGATGCTGATGAAGGgatttttcatgtggagttggaGCCTGGGGGGATTTCACCCCCTCCTTCACCCCAATGA
- the LOC141629544 gene encoding uncharacterized protein LOC141629544: MFAPLLDKIRLHIGHWANSLLSYAGKIQLINSVIFGLQNFWGSSVLLPKGIVKKINKLCKDFVWGIEEGHTKLTFKSWDSFCFPREEGGVDIKEVLSWNRAQLLLWLYKLVLHSDTIWVRWVEAYILKGTSLWDFKLTSAYSWFWGSIISCRDLLVQHLGGPLHASLFLQGKDYKTCFYEMIRPKGTPFAHCKTVWDPLCFPKHRVIGLLAIQNRLPTIDNLCKRGLVLVNRCALCESSLETISHLYFRCSYSVVVWQAIAFWLHILP, from the coding sequence ATGTTTGCACCCTTGCTTGACAAAATTCGGTTGCACATTGGTCACTGGGCTAACAGCTTGCTGAGCTATGCTGGTAAAATTCAGTTGATTAATTCGGTTATTTTTGGTTTGCAAAATTTTTGGGGGTCGAGTGTGCTTCTCCCAAAAGGGATTGTTAAAAAGATTAATAAACTGTGTAAGGATTTTGTTTGGGGTATTGAAGAAGGTCATACTAAACTGACTTTCAAGAGTTGGGATAGCTTTTGTTTTCCTCGGGAAGAGGGTGGAGTTGACATTAAGGAGGTGCTTAGTTGGAACAGGGCGCAACTACTATTGTGGCTTTATAAACTTGTTCTTCATTCAGATACCATATGGGTGAGGTGGGTTGAGGCCTACATTCTCAAGGGCACTTCGCTCTGGGACTTCAAACTCACTTCTGCCTATTCTTGGTTCTGGGGAAGTATTATTTCGTGTAGAGACCTTCTAGTTCAGCACTTGGGAGGGCCTCTGCATGCTAGCCTGTTTTTGCAAGGTAAAGACTATAAGACTTGTTTTTATGAGATGATCCGTCCTAAGGGGACTCCTTTTGCCCATTGCAAAACGGTTTGGGATCCACTCTGTTTTCCCAAGCACCGTGTTATTGGGCTTTTGGCTATTCAAAACAGGCTTCCTACAATAGATAATCTGTGCAAGCGAGGTTTGGTGTTGGTGAATAGGTGTGCTCTCTGTGAATCCAGCCTTGAAACCATCTCCCACCTCTATTTTCGTTGTTCTTATTCTGTTGTGGTCTGGCAAGCCATAGCGTTTTGGCTGCATATCCTTCCTTAA